A genome region from Tenrec ecaudatus isolate mTenEca1 chromosome 13, mTenEca1.hap1, whole genome shotgun sequence includes the following:
- the TMEM177 gene encoding transmembrane protein 177 has translation MAGPLWRAAAFTRRHRTGLLVSSCAGLVGAQVSYHLFPDPVIQWLYQYWPQGQPAPLSLELQSLFQEVLQDMSVPSGHCYKPFISFTFQPVSAGFPRLPNGAVVGIPANFLGHSVTNTDQPVVIYGQKVNWQSPAGTRLRDALTLSHDAQKFALAREVRYLESSAAALETLLAPACLAGTWALGVGAKQAMGLYGGPMSLRVAFNLVAAVVGFVVYAFFKDSLTHTLEAWLDRHTASMSSAYASGGVEFYEKILSGNLAIRSLLGRQGEKLYTPGGNIIPRHWFRIKHLPYTARRDSVLQVWKGTLKPGHS, from the coding sequence ATGGCGGGACCCCTCTGGCGGGCCGCAGCGTTTACCCGCAGACACAGGACAGGCCTCTTGGTGTCTTCTTGCGCAGGCCTGGTAGGGGCCCAGGTCTCGTACCACCTCTTCCCAGATCCTGTGATCCAATGGCTGTACCAGTACTGGCCTCAGGGCCAACCAGCACCTCTCTCCCTGGAGCTGCAGAGCCTCTTCCAAGAGGTGCTACAGGACATGAGTGTCCCTTCAGGCCATTGCTACAAGCCTTTCATCTCCTTCACCTTCCAGCCTGTGAGTGCTGGCTTCCCGAGGCTCCCCAATGGGGCTGTGGTGGGCATCCCTGCCAACTTCCTGGGTCACTCAGTGACCAACACTGACCAGCCGGTGGTGATATATGGGCAAAAAGTGAACTGGCAAAGCCCAGCCGGCACCCGGCTAAGAGATGCCCTGACCCTGTCCCATGATGCTCAGAAGTTTGCCTTGGCCAGGGAGGTGAGGTACCTGGAGAGCAGTGCCGCTGCGCTGGAGACTCTGCTGGCCCCGGCTTGTCTGGCAGGAACCTGGGCACTCGGAGTGGGAGCCAAGCAGGCAATGGGGCTCTATGGAGGTCCCATGAGTTTACGGGTTGCCTTCAACTTGGTAGCAGCAGTGGTGGGTTTTGTGGTCTATGCCTTCTTTaaagactcactcactcacacgctGGAAGCCTGGCTGGACCGCCACACCGCCTCCATGTCTTCGGCCTATGCTAGTGGTGGAGTGGAGTTCTACGAAAAGATTCTGTCGGGCAACCTGGCGATACGCAGTCTCCTGGGCAGGCAGGGAGAGAAGTTGTACACCCCCGGTGGGAACATCATTCCGAGACACTGGTTCCGCATAAAACATTTACCTTATACGGCCCGCCGCGACTCGGTGCTGCAGGTGTGGAAGGGGACACTCAAACCAGGTCACTCCTAA